The proteins below are encoded in one region of Silene latifolia isolate original U9 population chromosome 2, ASM4854445v1, whole genome shotgun sequence:
- the LOC141640039 gene encoding protein FAR1-RELATED SEQUENCE 5-like, which produces MCSSYYFDFDGDDRGRLSRVCWFDHIVIKNYSLFGDMRSFDTTFNMNTYKMIFAPFTGIDHHKKCVTLGAGLIRKETDENFVWLFRNFLSAMSNKFPLCIITDKDRGIKAGVKTVFGDKTQHRYCMWHIMKKLPDKIGTTLYRETNFMKELCSCVWAEDIELSEFEEQWCSVISSYGLSDNEWLDTMFDKRASWIPAYFRDLFMGGLMRTTSRSESENSFFGNFMNPNLMLVEFLIMFESAMDAQRWKQSKLIAESKNSFPDLETPHPLEKHPSEF; this is translated from the coding sequence ATGTGTAGTtcttactactttgattttgatGGTGATGATCGTGGACGACTATCTAGGGTTTGTTGGTTTGACCATATAGTTATAAAGAATTACAGTCTCTTTGGTGATATGAGATCTTTTGACACGACATTTAATATGAACACATATAAAATGATATTTGCACCTTTCACGGGGATTGATCATCACAAAAAATGTGTGACACTTGGAGCAGGACTTATAAGAAAAGAGACTGATGAGAATTTCGTATGGTTGTTTCGGAATTTTCTGAGCGCAATGAGCAATAAGTTTCCTCTGTGCATAATTACTGACAAAGATAGAGGCATAAAAGCAGGAGTTAAAACAGTGTTCGGGGACAAAACACAAcacagatattgcatgtggcatatcatgaaaaAACTGCCTGACAAGATCGGAACTACGCTCTATAGAGAAACTAACTTCATGAAAGAGCTATGCTCCTGTGTTTGGGCAGAAGACATCGAACTGTCTGAGTTTGAGGAACAGTGGTGCTCAGTTATATCCTCATACGGGCTGTCCGACAATGAATGGTTAGATACGATGTTTGACAAAAGGGCTTCTTGGATCCCAGCATatttcagggatttatttatgggTGGACTAATGAGAACCACGTCCAGATCTGAGTCTGAGAATAGCTTTTTCGGAAATTTCATGAACCCAAACTTAATGTTGGTTGAGTTTCTTATTATgtttgaaagcgctatggacgCTCAACGATGGAAACAGTCCAAATTAATAGCCGAGTCAAAAAACTCCTTCCCTGATCTAGAAACACCTCACCCTTTGGAAAAACACCCTTCTGAGTTCTAA